One region of Arvicola amphibius chromosome 3, mArvAmp1.2, whole genome shotgun sequence genomic DNA includes:
- the Tmem171 gene encoding transmembrane protein 171 — translation MSSVGTTEPDRDQRDTHVSKLIFFLFILGAVLLCVGVLLSIFGYQACQYDRPLSHCSMVLKIAGPSCAVVGLGIVILARSRARLHLREEQRRGHQDPDQSFVCGESRQFAQCLIFGFLFLTSGMLISVLGIWVPGCGSELKQESMNETDIGEAEPQICSFLSLQIMGPLIVLVGLCFFVVAHVKKKNNLSSSRDTSDMEGGHTHSMEPVHITVGDSVIIFPPPPPPYFPESSPGTRPPGPNSLHHNENPPSYSSLFNYGRSPTPEIQGTVSERERELIYTISGPGSPSETSHPEHLPLDLPPRYEEKETALATPPDAASELSPP, via the exons ATGTCTTCCGTAGGAACGACTGAGCCAGACAGGGACCAGAGGGACACACATGTCAGCaagctcattttcttcctcttcatcctcgGGGCCGTCCTGTTGTGTGTGGGAGTCCTGCTCTCCATCTTCGGCTACCAGGCATGCCAATATGATAGGCCCCTCTCACACTGCAGCATGGTGCTAAAGATTGCTGGGCCGTCGTGTGCCGTGGTGGGGCTTGGGATTGTGATTCTGGCCCGCTCCCGGGCACGCCTGCATCTGCGGGAGGAGCAGCGGCGAGGCCACCAGGACCCTGACCAATCCTTCGTCTGTGGGGAGAGCCGCCAGTTCGCCCAGTGCCTCATCTTTGGGTTCCTATTCTTGACCAGTGGCATGCTCATCAGCGTGCTGGGTATTTGGGTGCCTGGATGTGGCTCAGAATTGAAGCAGGAGTCAATGAATGAGACAGACATTGGAGAAGCAGAGCCTCAGATCTGCAGCTTCCTGTCGCTGCAGATCATGGGGCCCTTGATTGTGCTTGTGGGGCTGTGTTTCTTTGTGGTGGCCCatgttaagaagaaaaataacttgaGTTCCAGCCGAGATACCTCTGATATGGAAGGGGGACACACCCACAGTATGGAGCCCGTCCATATCACTGTAG GTGACTCGGTGATAATATTTCCGCCCCCTCCACCGCCTTACTTTCCTGAGTCTTCGCCAGGCACTCGACCTCCTGGGCCTAACAGCTTGCACCACAATGAAAACCCACCTTCCTATTCCAGTCTTTTTAACTATGG GAGGTCCCCAACTCCTGAGATCCAGGGCACAGTCTCTGAGAGAGAACGGGAACTCATATACACCATATCTGGACCGGGGTCACCCTCTGAGACCTCACACCCTGAACATCTTCCGCTGGATCTGCCCCCTAGatatgaagagaaagaaactgccttggccacaCCCCCGGATGCAGCTTCTGAGCTGTCTCCACCGTGA